The sequence CGAGGCGACACCGAGAGCGACCGTCGTCTTGCCGACGCCACCCTTGAGGCTCAGTACGGCGACCGTGTGCACGCTTGCGAGCGTAGCCGGGGACGGTCACCGTGAGAACGCGCGAGGTGTCCCAACTACTCTTGGGGGCCATGCGAGCGGAGACTTCGGCCGGGCACGGGTCGGCAGCGGTGCGGAAGGTGTTGGAGGCCGAGGTTCGCGCCGCGCGGGCCAGGGGCTCCGAGGAACCTGTTGTGGTGGACGTCGGCGGCGGCAGCGGGGTCTGGGCGGTGCCGTTCGCGGCTTCGGGCTGCCGGGTGACAGTGGTGGAACCGAATCTCGACGCGCTCGCGACGCTCCAGCGGCGTGCGGCGGAGGACGGTGTCTCCGACCGGATCACGGTGGTGGCCGACGACTCGGAAGCATTGGCACAGCATGTGCGGCCCGGGTCTGCCGACCTTGTGCTCGCGCATTCGCTGCTGGAGGTAGTTGACGATCCACGGCGGACCATGGCGGCCATCGTCGAGGCCGTGGCGGGTGGAGGTGCGGTGTCGGTACTGGTGGCGAACCGGCACGCCGCCGTGCTGCACAGGGCGTTGACGGGAAGGCTGGCCGAGGCGAGGGAACTGCTGTCCGAGCCCGGCGGTGTGTGCGGCGACACGGAGACGGTTCAGCGCAGGTACGACGCCGACACACTGACCGAACTCCTGGTGGAGGCCGGTCTTTCGGTGGAGCAGGTGCAGGGTGACGGCGTCGTCGCGGAGGTTGTCTCCCCGCAGGGAACGCGGACAGACACGGCCGCATGGGAGCGGGAGCTCGCGGAGTTCGAGGCGCTTGCCGGGGTCACCAGGCCCCTGCGGGACATCGCCACCCGGCTGCACGCATTGGCGCGCAAACCGTCCTGACACCCGAGGGCACGACGAAAACGTCGGTGCCGCGACGTAGGCTCGGCCCGTCATGGGACGGAACACGGCACTGCCCGAGGGATTCGAACGGTTCCGGGTCACCGGCTCGGCGGGGCCCGACGACACCGGTTGCCACGTGCTGCACATCGACATGGACGCGTTCTTCGCCGCCGTCGAGCTGCGGACAAGGCCGGAGCTGGCCGACCGTCCCGTCGTGGTCGCCGGCGCGGGTCCCCGTTCGGTGGTGCTGTCGGCGAACTACCCAGCCCGGCGGTTCGGTGTCTCCTCGGCAATGCCGGTGGCGGCGGCACGCAAGTTGTGCCCGCACGCGGTGTATCTGCCGCCGACCCGCGGCCTCTACGGCGAGGTGTCGCGGGGCGTCATGGCCATCTTCGGTGAGTACACACCCCTGGTGGAGCCGTTGAGTCTCGACGAGGCGTTTCTCGACGTCCGGGGTGCGCTGCGCAGGCTGGGGGCCACACCCTCGGAGATCGGCAGGCGGATCAGAGCCAGGGTGGAGGCCGAGCACGGAGTCACCTGTTCCGTCGGCGTGGCCGGGGTGAAGTTCGTGGCGAAGCTGGCCTCGGGCATAGCGAAGCCGGACGGCATGGTGGTGGTTCCCGTGTCGGAGACGACGGCGTTCCTGCGGCCACTGCCGGTGTCGGCGCTGTGGGGTGTCGGGCCGAAAAGCGCGGAGGTGTTGCGGGGACACGGCCTGCGGACAATCGCCGACATCGCGGCAACGCCGCTCGATCGTCTGCGCCGCTGGGTGGGCGTGGCGTCGGCCGAGCACCTGCACGCGCTGGCGCACGGCCGCGACGAGCGGGCCGTTGTGCCCGACACGGAGGAGAAGTCCCTCGGCGCGGAGCGCACGTTCGACACCGATCTTGCCGACCGTTACGAGCAGGAGCGGCAGCTGCTTCACCTCGCGGAGAAGGTGGCCTCGACACTGCGTGGCCGGGGCCTGCGGGGCAGAACCGTGTCGATCAAGGTGCGGTTCTCGGATTTCCGCACCATCACCAGGGCGAGGACGCTTCCGTCGGCCACCGACGTGGCCAGAACCGTTCACGCCACAGCGGTTGCCCTGCTCGCCGAGACAGGGACCACTGCCGCCGTGCGCTTGCTCGGCGTTCGTGTCGAAGGGCTCGCCGGATCAGGTGACGCCGAGCAGCTCAGCCTCGACGATGCCTTTCCCAGATCGCGTTGGCGGGACGCCGAGATCGCGGCCGACGTCGCACGGTCGAAGTTCGGGGCCGCCGCCGTGCGCCCCGCGTCTCTGATCGAGCGTGACGCGCAGTGAGCGCGAACCCGGTGAGCTGCCCCGAACAGCGGTGTTTCGCCGCAGCCGACGGCGTGGAGAAGGGCTGATGGTGGACGCTCTGGGCCGTTCGTGGTCAAAAGCGCGGCGCTTGGGGGGAGATCGGGTAGTCCTGCGAGCGCGCGACTCGTATCCTGGTGTTGACACCCCGATCGGGGGTAGTCCGGATCGACGTCCATGCGCGGTTCCGGTGCCCGCAAGGGGTCGCCAGACAACGCTGTGCCGGAGGAGGAAAGATGCCACTCTCCGAGCATGAGCAGCGGCTGCTCGATCAGATCGAGCGCGAGCTCTATGCCGAGGACCCCAAGTTCGCTTCCGCCGTGCGCGGAACAAAGATGCGCCGTCCCACACGCCGTCGTCGGCTACAGGGCGCGGCGCTGTTCGTCGTCGGTGTCGCCATGCTCGTGCTCGGTGTGGCAGGGTCCGCGCCGTTCCTCCGCATCGCCGAGGTCCCGTGGGTGAGTGTGCTCGGGTTCCTCGTGATGTTCGGTGGTGTGCTCATGGCCGTGACCGCCATTGGAGCGTCGGGTGAGGCCGACGAGTCCCCTGGGCGGCAGGGCGGGAAGGGTCGAAGCGGATCGTCGGCCAAGAACAGCTTTACCCAGCGCATGGAGGATCGTTTCCGGCAGCGCTTCGAGGACCGCTGACAGCGCCGTTCGGTCGTGCCGCGTCAACGTGAGCGTGTTCGCCGCACGACCGAACGGGGCAGCAGCCGTCCCTTCCAGGACAGCGGCTCCGCCCTGTCGAGCGCGCCGAGCACCCCGAGGAAAGCCCGAGCGAACCCGGCGGCATCCCGGTCGCTCCTCTCACGCGCCGATCCGTACCATGACTGCTCCATCATGGTCACGAGCACGCGGAGATCCTGCTTACCTCGATCGTCCAGCCGGTGCTTCCTGGCGATCTTCTGTGCGGCCAGCCGCACTGTGTCGCTGCTGGTGATGTCCAGGTTCCGGTCGCCACATTCCTGCCGGAGTTCGCGCCATGCCGCATCGGCGGCGGCCACGTCGCTGCCGTGTTCCACAATGTTGAGCCTGCGGTGACGCTGCGCCTGCCTTACGACGGCAGGCGCCAGTAGCAGTCCCGCGCAAACCAGCAACGCGAGCGCCACGGCCCAGTGCACCCACCACCCGAGTAGTACGGCGGCGAGCGAGCCGAGACCGGCGGCCTCGAGGGGCAGCCACGCCGCCCGGCCCGCCGGTGTCGTGCTTCCTGAGGGGCGACTCCTGCGCGCGGAGACGACCGCGAATACCGCCACGGTGACCGCTGCCGCCGCGAGGATCGCGGCGATCAGCAGGAGCCAGGTGTCACGGTCGGAGAGCGAGCCGTCCTGCGGCTGCTGTGCGGCCACGTCGCCCGGTTTCTGCTGGTCCCGCGTCGGTTCCGACTGGTCGGGCGAGTCGTTCGGCCGGGTGCTCGGCACCTCGTCGCCGTTCGCGGTGTCACCGCCCTGGTCCGGCTCCTCTGTGAGGTAGGGCGGCAGGTAGCCACGACCGTCGGCGAGGGGTGTCGGATCGAAACCGACCCAGCCGTGCTCGCCGAAATAGACTTCCACCCAGGCGTGTGCGTCCCGAGAGGTGATGGTCCGAACGTCGCCGTCTGGGGTTCCGCCGGTGAATCCGATGGCGACCCGTGCGGGAATGTCGAGCGAGCGCAACATCACCGCCATGGCCGAGGCGTACTGTTCGCAGTAGCCCCGCTTGCCCTGAAGGACGAAGTCGGCCAGCGCGTCGCCGTCCGCCGCGGGTGCGGTCCTCGTGTCGTAGACGAATCCGTTCTCGACGTCGAAGTACTCCCAGATCGCGTGCACCTTGTCGAAGGTCGTCTCGGATGACGCCGCCAGCCTTTCCGCGAGGCGGGCGACCCTCTGATCGACGTAAGAAACCTGGGTGTAGACGTCGTCGATCTCGGTGGGATCCGGTTCGACGCCGCGGAGGTCCGCCTTCGTCGGTTCCGTCAGCGCGGCGGTCTCCACGTAGGGGCCCGGGGTCTGCCTGCGCT comes from Saccharomonospora xinjiangensis XJ-54 and encodes:
- a CDS encoding transglutaminase family protein, with product MSSAASAASQAAAPSAPRHARRKPDPGPRTPPAASTLVAPAAAMFATISAATSLTGVVRGGVWLAFVAVAALLVAFTGLALRALRVPTPLVGLGQAVVLLFLITGSFTNSGILAIIPGPAAFAELDEVLTAAFGTIRTGVPPVEATAPILCLATIAIGLVAIVVDTLVVAATAPAAAGLVLLCVYAVPSALADNLLPWWTFVLGATAFAILLAVDGSHRHNRWRNRPALSGGVPAAARPTPVAVVAGALAAGLVTGTAITGIGTEGSLPGSKGERIVLGGLGVNPFTSLRGMLDQGEDVPLFRVSGLDEPRLLRAFTLDTYRPNEGWGLAEGPIPAGVPANGPLPSGHGDDGSAPDRRITIEPVHWNDVWLPVYGSPRALEGVSEGWYYDRTSGSVFRERRQTPGPYVETAALTEPTKADLRGVEPDPTEIDDVYTQVSYVDQRVARLAERLAASSETTFDKVHAIWEYFDVENGFVYDTRTAPAADGDALADFVLQGKRGYCEQYASAMAVMLRSLDIPARVAIGFTGGTPDGDVRTITSRDAHAWVEVYFGEHGWVGFDPTPLADGRGYLPPYLTEEPDQGGDTANGDEVPSTRPNDSPDQSEPTRDQQKPGDVAAQQPQDGSLSDRDTWLLLIAAILAAAAVTVAVFAVVSARRSRPSGSTTPAGRAAWLPLEAAGLGSLAAVLLGWWVHWAVALALLVCAGLLLAPAVVRQAQRHRRLNIVEHGSDVAAADAAWRELRQECGDRNLDITSSDTVRLAAQKIARKHRLDDRGKQDLRVLVTMMEQSWYGSARERSDRDAAGFARAFLGVLGALDRAEPLSWKGRLLPRSVVRRTRSR
- the dinB gene encoding DNA polymerase IV, yielding MGRNTALPEGFERFRVTGSAGPDDTGCHVLHIDMDAFFAAVELRTRPELADRPVVVAGAGPRSVVLSANYPARRFGVSSAMPVAAARKLCPHAVYLPPTRGLYGEVSRGVMAIFGEYTPLVEPLSLDEAFLDVRGALRRLGATPSEIGRRIRARVEAEHGVTCSVGVAGVKFVAKLASGIAKPDGMVVVPVSETTAFLRPLPVSALWGVGPKSAEVLRGHGLRTIADIAATPLDRLRRWVGVASAEHLHALAHGRDERAVVPDTEEKSLGAERTFDTDLADRYEQERQLLHLAEKVASTLRGRGLRGRTVSIKVRFSDFRTITRARTLPSATDVARTVHATAVALLAETGTTAAVRLLGVRVEGLAGSGDAEQLSLDDAFPRSRWRDAEIAADVARSKFGAAAVRPASLIERDAQ
- a CDS encoding DUF3040 domain-containing protein; protein product: MPLSEHEQRLLDQIERELYAEDPKFASAVRGTKMRRPTRRRRLQGAALFVVGVAMLVLGVAGSAPFLRIAEVPWVSVLGFLVMFGGVLMAVTAIGASGEADESPGRQGGKGRSGSSAKNSFTQRMEDRFRQRFEDR
- a CDS encoding methyltransferase domain-containing protein is translated as MRAETSAGHGSAAVRKVLEAEVRAARARGSEEPVVVDVGGGSGVWAVPFAASGCRVTVVEPNLDALATLQRRAAEDGVSDRITVVADDSEALAQHVRPGSADLVLAHSLLEVVDDPRRTMAAIVEAVAGGGAVSVLVANRHAAVLHRALTGRLAEARELLSEPGGVCGDTETVQRRYDADTLTELLVEAGLSVEQVQGDGVVAEVVSPQGTRTDTAAWERELAEFEALAGVTRPLRDIATRLHALARKPS